A single window of Treponema denticola ATCC 35405 DNA harbors:
- a CDS encoding DUF2339 domain-containing protein, with translation MVLVLVIVIALILYILIFPIKNAFKIKKQEEEIIRLKSKLSDLEFKFQGNSNVSSETEASIPVNEKAEAVNAEPEAQVWIKAGEGSRNEDNTNNSFVKESVNDEVKEDLKQEGIKEKHAALSPYFKKLFSIESIISKLGIILLLIGVGFIFKLSYDKGYITQEVALIIGGLIGAALCFFGFRSSAKSRLVLSQVLFGGGIAVFYITAYAAYLRYGILGDFSAFIFLSLITAFSYTLSIMTTSSSISIIGLLGSLIIPFAVDLGFLGLTGFGLYVFAVSALSSAVYFFKRWRLLQFISLISFLGVLTRLLLTTALNVDDAVLFFGLVLLLMTVHTIPDLYFYLKDDEKKRDKILSPAFAVLNLGFSLFLTYKLSVYKFVPQSSTYLIFSFFYIVLAYLAFRKKRMDNLGLIYLAGTLVSLYVTVVDRFTYDIQPVLILSMAFLGFWLFRKKEELKVFVLLHILFAAAYIMAIISLGRDFESFTPIFFFLQGAFYLVPMGLSVFVQKEKFKKAYQGFVFQAYIFIFLIFSLYKLDIKRTEIFAQGLTLILIALYNLMHHKLKKGWFYERAVDAGIFILFLFSFADTLNCFFKWNRSYVYLFLGIEAALSFAVYGLSLIKEKTENARFFYRLCFFILMLKILLFDFSIAADQFRYGILLSGLFILALDKFYKNKLNKDKVSLNVGRIFLITVAFFYYIFVYSHMPHRDAILIKIWNIDILSVVINILNALILIAFFKILKLPQILYFAVISLIFVFLSFVDIYLPVKNGGILTLLWAFYSIASFVYYLRKGRARMVYISLGLIIFVAAKLIIIDLNTLNILSKVITSLVFGVALLLLSYAIQPMLKKFGKPEIEKTEES, from the coding sequence ATGGTATTAGTTCTTGTTATTGTAATTGCTCTTATATTATATATTCTTATATTTCCTATCAAAAATGCTTTTAAAATAAAAAAGCAAGAAGAAGAAATTATTCGTTTAAAAAGTAAACTTTCGGATTTGGAATTTAAATTTCAGGGTAATTCTAATGTTTCTTCTGAGACTGAGGCTTCTATCCCCGTCAATGAAAAGGCGGAAGCTGTAAATGCAGAGCCTGAGGCTCAAGTATGGATTAAGGCCGGAGAAGGTTCTAGAAATGAAGATAATACAAATAATTCGTTTGTTAAGGAATCTGTTAATGATGAGGTAAAAGAAGATTTAAAGCAAGAAGGAATTAAAGAAAAACATGCTGCTCTTTCTCCGTATTTTAAGAAATTATTTTCAATAGAATCCATTATAAGCAAGCTGGGGATTATCCTTCTTTTGATAGGAGTGGGCTTTATCTTTAAGTTAAGCTATGACAAGGGATATATAACGCAAGAGGTAGCCTTGATTATAGGCGGTTTGATTGGTGCTGCTCTTTGCTTTTTCGGATTTAGGAGCTCGGCAAAATCGAGGCTTGTGTTAAGTCAGGTTCTATTTGGGGGAGGTATAGCCGTTTTTTATATTACTGCCTATGCAGCCTATTTAAGGTACGGTATTTTAGGGGATTTTTCCGCCTTTATATTTTTAAGCTTGATTACGGCTTTTTCTTACACCCTTTCAATTATGACCACATCTTCATCAATATCAATAATCGGATTGCTTGGTTCCCTTATAATTCCCTTTGCTGTAGATTTAGGCTTTTTAGGTTTGACAGGCTTCGGGCTCTATGTATTCGCTGTTTCTGCCCTTTCATCGGCGGTTTATTTTTTTAAGCGATGGAGGCTTTTGCAGTTTATCTCGCTGATTTCATTTTTAGGAGTTTTAACCCGTCTTTTACTCACCACGGCTTTGAATGTCGATGATGCGGTTCTGTTTTTTGGCCTTGTTCTTTTATTGATGACCGTTCATACCATTCCGGATCTTTATTTTTATTTAAAAGATGATGAAAAGAAAAGAGATAAAATTCTGTCTCCTGCTTTTGCCGTTTTAAATTTAGGCTTTTCCTTATTTTTAACATATAAACTTTCGGTTTATAAATTTGTACCTCAAAGCAGTACCTATCTTATTTTTTCATTTTTTTACATAGTTTTAGCCTATCTTGCTTTCCGAAAAAAAAGAATGGATAATTTGGGGCTTATCTACCTTGCAGGGACATTGGTTTCGCTTTATGTAACTGTAGTGGACAGGTTTACATACGATATTCAGCCCGTCCTTATATTAAGTATGGCCTTTTTAGGATTTTGGCTTTTCCGCAAAAAAGAAGAATTAAAAGTTTTCGTTTTGCTTCACATTCTTTTTGCTGCAGCTTATATAATGGCGATAATTTCACTTGGACGGGATTTCGAAAGTTTTACGCCGATCTTCTTTTTCCTTCAAGGAGCTTTTTATCTTGTTCCGATGGGCTTATCGGTTTTTGTACAAAAAGAAAAATTTAAAAAGGCTTATCAAGGGTTTGTTTTTCAAGCCTATATTTTTATATTTTTGATCTTCAGTTTGTATAAACTTGATATAAAGAGGACGGAAATTTTTGCTCAAGGTCTTACGCTCATTCTCATAGCCCTTTATAACCTTATGCATCATAAACTTAAAAAAGGATGGTTCTATGAGCGGGCTGTAGATGCAGGAATTTTTATTTTATTTTTATTTTCGTTTGCAGATACTTTAAATTGTTTTTTTAAATGGAACCGCTCTTATGTATATCTTTTTCTTGGAATTGAAGCGGCTCTAAGTTTTGCAGTTTACGGTCTTTCTCTAATAAAAGAAAAAACTGAAAATGCCCGATTTTTTTACAGGCTTTGCTTTTTTATTTTAATGTTGAAAATTCTACTCTTCGATTTTTCTATTGCAGCAGATCAATTTAGATACGGAATTTTACTTTCGGGACTTTTTATTTTAGCTTTGGATAAATTTTATAAAAATAAACTTAATAAAGATAAGGTAAGTTTAAATGTCGGCCGTATATTTTTGATTACCGTTGCATTTTTTTATTACATATTTGTTTACAGCCATATGCCGCACCGTGATGCAATCCTCATTAAAATTTGGAATATAGATATTCTTTCGGTTGTAATAAATATTTTAAATGCCCTTATATTGATTGCTTTTTTTAAGATACTAAAACTGCCTCAAATTCTTTACTTTGCAGTTATCAGTCTTATCTTTGTTTTTTTGAGCTTTGTGGATATTTATCTCCCCGTAAAAAACGGAGGTATTTTAACCCTTCTTTGGGCTTTTTATTCTATAGCTTCCTTTGTTTATTATTTGCGGAAGGGAAGGGCTAGGATGGTTTATATTTCGCTTGGGCTGATAATCTTTGTTGCGGCAAAGCTGATTATTATTGACTTAAATACTTTGAATATTTTATCGAAGGTTATTACATCCTTGGTTTTTGGCGTCGCCCTTCTTTTGCTGAGTTATGCAATTCAGCCCATGTTAAAAAAGTTTGGGAAACCTGAAATTGAAAAAACTGAAGAAAGTTAG